acaaaagagagagaggctATACACAATTAAGAAAGTTAACAAATAACTCGATGGATATCCAGGTCTGTTCTTACTCAATGATatgttctactccctccggccggaattaattgtcaaaatattacatgcatctagacgctttttaaacatagatacatccatatttgggcaaatttgagacgagtaatatgggtcggagggagtacagttTTTTTACAAGTATACTATGATTAAGCATTCTGATGCTCATATGATTAAAGGCTAATAGGGTAGAAGAATGCCCTTGTTTGAAACGAGGAATATATCTTGAACAGAAACAACTCAACAAATTTGCATAAACCATGAATTGCATCTACATATTacaacagaaataaaaaatgctCCTGACCCCTCAAATATGCATCTCATCGTTACATAACAACAAATTTGGGTTATAATTTTACTGTAATAAGGGTGTATACAGTATATACTACAGTAATATATTCAATTTGGGTATATCAAGGTTGTCCCTGAATTTAACAGTACAGAAGGTCACAATCCTACAAATTTGTCATGTTTTGCTCATTGAAATTTAGAGTATTACGTTGCAATGATGGGCTTATTTGTGGCTACGGCTATGGAAACACAAGAACTCGATGAGACAGTGGTTTGTGCTGCGTAAACTTGGCAGCTTTTCTACTCTTCTTCCCGAGCTATATATTCAACGGAAATAAACTGTAACCGAGTACAACGGCCTGAACTCACGGCATGCACAGCTCGCAGCTCGTGGTTTGTTATGGAAGGAAAACTTCAACGGAAAAGGAATCCTAGGCTGCATGCGATAGAAAGGAAATCTAGCCTAAGCAAAACGGAAAGCAACTATTTATTTCCAACATTATTTCTGACTTAGAGCTCAGTAACACAAAGTGAAAAAAATGTAATGAGAAAGAAACCTGCAATCGTAACCTCTTGTTCCAGCATTCAAGATGTCCGCCGGGATGCATCCTACATTTATTATGATGCATCAGCACGTATGCATAACACTACAATTTAGGGATTTTCCCAGTGAACTTGTTAGATGATAGATCTATAAGTTGTAACCCTAGAGCATTGCCTAGTGAAGCTGGGATGTGACCTTCAAACATGTTGCCATACAAGGAAAGATTCTTTAGATTAGGAAGAAGATAGCCAAAATTAGGTGGCAATGTTTTGCCTAGCATATTCTTCTCTAAGCTTAAAACTCGGAGAGAAGCTGAAAGATTGAAGATGGCATGTGGGAATTGACCTGAAAGCCTATTGTCTCCCAGAACCAAGCTTTCCAGGTTCTGTAATTGCCCAATCTCATTAGGAATGCTTCCATCGAGTTGATTTGACTCAAAATTTATATATATTAGACTTGGAGGAAACCCTATTTTTGGAGGAAACGCACCCACGAGCAAGTTTAAGGAGAAGTCCATGGAGAGTAAGCTGGAACAGTTTGAGAGTGCATCAGGAATTATCCCTGTCAAACTGTTGTTGTTCACAAAAAGGTACTGCAGTTGTTGGGCATGATTTAGGATAGGGAAGGTACCGGCGAAGCTATTATAGGAGAGGTCAAGCAGATAAAGGAAGGTAAGGTTTCCAAGAGAGGAGGTGATTTTGCCTTGTAAGTTCAGGCCGGGGAGGTTAAGCTGCTCAACGCGAAACGGTCGTGTTGTGGTGCATGCGATACCATTCCATCGACAGAAATGGGTGGTGGTGCTCCAGTTGCTCAAGGCTCCTTGAGGATCTTTGGTGATGCCCCGCTGGAAGTCGAGTAGCGCGTGCAGATCCACGCTGTTCTCCTGATTTCTTGAGCAGCAGACGTTGCCAACTGTACTATTACAGAGGAGTAGCAAAGCCACCAGTAAAAGCATGGCGAGCTTTGCCGATTGTTTGGGAGAACTCATGAGGCACCCGTCGTCACCTGCATGCCTGCAATGTAAACTAGAACGTATAAACTTAGTGGCATGCGTACTTGCCATAAACAGCTGAACTGCATATTTACTACCGGCCGGGTACGTGTACGTTAAGCGGTTAAGCACAAGCTGTAATTAACCAGCTATAGACAACCTTACAATCCTATCAAAATTAAGTGCGAACGAGCGAGTGCGTGTGTGCTAGCTAGCATCGACTAGCAGTGATCAGTTGGTTGAATCCTAATGATGGAGTAATTTATGTTCACCACACAAGCCAAAAGAGATGATTAAGGAGAGAGAATAGCGTACCTCTGCTCAGCCGGAGAGCACAATACGGCAGCTAAGCTAGTCGTTTCTGCTTGGTTTTGCCGGGTGTTTGCGAGTTGTGAAGCGTGAATTGGATGCTTAGCTGGCTCATGGTCCAGGGGTTTAAAAACTCAATCTAAATCACTCTAGCAGTTACCGATCTCCCCCGATCCGAACTAGGTATTCGGTTTTGAGCCCAAAAAATGAACCGATTAGATACCGAATACAGGTCCGGCCCGAAAACAAGAATTTGGGGAACCGAAATGCCCCGAAACGAGTTCGTATATCTACGGCTCGGAAGGGCTGTTTCAATACCAAATCCGAAACCGAACGCGCGAATTACATTTTCAAATAGTTAGGATTTGAAATCGGTAACTGATCTGTGCAAACTTTTGTTGAACTGAAAACTGGGATTCAGTTGAACCGAACTCGTCCTGTTCGGTAACcgctagagttgctcttacACCACCCTCACATCCACACATTTGCTTCTCGTGGTAGCTTGACCGGGGCTGCACGAAGACCTTGAGTCCGTCAAACTTTCCGGTAACCGGTAATTTTCACCGTCTCTCGTCGCTAACCGTTGTTGTCGCTGTTTGAGCTGGACAAGGTTCCATACTCCAACCTCGAATCCCACAGGTCTACCGCTGGTCCGGCACTCCGGCTATATACTTTTCAACCGGAACCAGACAGACATATTTTGCGTTGATCTCCAGAGGTTTCGATGCTGACAAACATCAGCATGTGGAGTAGGTTACTGGTCTAAGATTCTTCACAAATGATTTTGCGATGGCCGTGCGTGCTTTCAGAATGTATTGCGTGGATATGGTTCGTTCGTTGGATTCCTTGGATGGACCAGCGGGTCAAGTAAACGTGTATCGGTTCAAGATGGATGACCGTGCCGTGTACAAATGCCGTGACTTCCACGAAAGGTTACCTCATGGAGAACTATCGTCTCAGCTCCCTGGAAGAAATGTACAAAATGTCGTGACTTCCATCAACTTTCGCGTGCACCACGTAAGCTTTTTAAGATTTTCTTCTATGCCAGTCGTCCACAATAACTGTGCGTCAATGCGCGAGGACCAATTTGAAGCAACGAAGCTCTTACGTGTATATATTCTTCTCGAACAAATCCCATGTTGTTAGGCCCTCTTTTTATGTTCTCTTCACCTTAATTCGTTTTCCTTGCATCATCACATTGTGACAGGTGATCCAGTGGATATTGCTCCATGGGTGGACTGTCGGCGAGTTGTGGCACATGCTTGTCCAGTATTCAACCCAGACGCTGGGAGGAGAAACGCACGAGGGCTTTTTGACTTGGTTACTTCCGAAGGACGGCGCTAGTAGCAATGTGGATTACATGTGTGAGTAGCCTGATGTCGTGAGGTTAGCATCTACGTGTAATGCGCAGCTGTGCACTATACTTGTGTAGCAattctttgattttttttttccctggcCACAAACTGGCTAGCAATGCGTGAGACCAAGCATTTTGTTATTGCCGACGGTTACATGATTCACGATCCACACAGGATTTTATGCAAGCAAACTGTGTTAATGAAGCCATTCGATCGCCCTCTTACCACAAAATGAGACGATGTGCTGACCTGATGTACAGAAGAGACATCTACTACTCGGGCAATTCTCTCCATCACATGGATATCACGTGACAAAACAATTTACAAAAAATGTTGAGTTGTCAAACGACATTCACATAGTGTGGCATCTTCAGGAAAGCTATTGAGTGGCCAAGTCGCGACTGGGTAACATAACTTGGTTAGCAGATTCAAAGTTCAAGAAAGCTATCGAGTTCTCGTCAAGGATCAGATATGGCCAGCCATGTCGCGTGACAACATTCCTGTTAGTTTCTACGTAGATGAAACTAGATCAACAGCTGGTGCTGCATGCATTCTCCCCACGCAGCCTCTGATGTCAGATAGATGAAGCTAATAGACCCTGGAGCCACACAGGCCCATTGGTCTCCCCCTTGGGTTGCAGACTCTTCTGTACATCTGATCTAAAACCTGCAGCAGCATTAGACGGAACCGTTACAAAATGGAATCGACAAGCGTCCGGAAACAGGCTGAAAAGAATGTTGTTTACATATGCCAGGGAGAAAATTTCCGGTTCAAACAGACAGAGTTTGCTTTCTAATAATGCTCGATCAAACAGACAAGCTGTTCCAGATTGTCCAACAGGTTTGACATGTGAAATGCTAAAAACTTTGCAAAATACTCAAAACGAGTTGCaagacaaaaaaagagaggctaTACACAATTAATTAAGTTCAACAGGTAACTCCATGAACGTCCAGGTCTGTTCATACTCAATGATATGTTCTGCAGTTTTTTACAAGTCTACTATGATTAAGCATTCTGATACTCATATGATTAAAGGCTAATAGGGTAGAAAAGTGCCCTTGTTTAAGACGAGGAAGATATCTTGAACAGAAACAACTCAACAAATTTGCATTAACCATGAATTGCATCTCCATACTAcaacagaaataaaaatgcTCCCGACCCCTCAAATATGTGTCTCATCTTTAAAGAACAACGAATTTGGGTGATAATTTTACTGTAATAAGGGTGTACACTAATATATTCAGTTTGGGTATATCAAGGTTGTTCCTGGATTTAACAGTACAGAAGGTCACAATCCGACAGTATAAATTTGTCATGTTTTGCTCATTGAAATTTAGAATTACATTGCAATGATGGGATTATTTCTGAGTAAGAGCTCAGTAACACAAAGTGAAAAAATGTAATGAGAAAGAAACCTGCCATCGTAACCTCTTGTTTCAGCATTCAAGATGTCCGCCTGCCATAAGGCGCTTGATCATCCTACATTTATTATGATGCATCAGCAGATATGCATAACACTACAATTTCATGAGACAGCTTGACTCACACAAACCCTCTAAAATACTAGACAGATGCAAAGTACCCATTCACCTGAAATATATTTGGATACACCCACTGGACTCCCCTAGATTGCTCTGCTGATGGCGTCTGTTGACCAAACTGTCCGATATGAAGAAGACCAGTAAATTATTTTCCTCTATTGCACAtataatattaaaaaaatggaaatggaaatACAGTAATGTcgctgaaaagaaaaacctgcAAGGTGTTGCCAGGATGTAGCTGATCACCATAATGATGTGGATGGCTAGATTGCACCCCATAACGGCTCTCAAATGATAACTCGTTAGGATTAACTTCTTCCTGGAAGTTATACAGTTAAAAGTAAGGATACTACCAAGACTCCCGTATCTAATAATGAATttaataaacaaatattgatGATAGAGACTACCATAAGATCATCAACACCATGTGGCCTGACATGAGTACCAAGGTTGGAGGCAGTCGAAGTAGAATGAAAAGCATCCTTCTGGCTTGCATCTGATGATACAAGTAAAGAATCCTACCACAGAACAAATAAAACTTTATTAGCACGAACAGCAAACTAATGCAAGGAGTTCGTAAACTAGAAGTAAGGAGGCACCTTGTTGCCATATTGATTTGATACAGACTCCATGCTTATCTCTTTACTCTTTTTAGGAGGACGGCCACGGCGCTTTTTGGATGGACCCACCTCAGATGAACCAGGCTGTGCATGGCTATCGCCATTTGCAATTGCACGTTCAGATGGTGAAAGTTTGTGCTCCAATTCACGACACAAATTATCATCAAGAAGAGTCCTTTTCATGTCGCTTATTAGTTTTAACGCATGCTGATACTTCTCATCTGAAACCATTCCAATCTCAACAAGGCGGAGACACTGCAAAGTAATATGATCGTAACGCTCAACATGATTACTCGACACTAAATCCTTCAATGGATTATCCAGAACATGCAACTGCTTAAAGTCGCTCCGCCACCTGTTAAGTACATAACAAGGGGGGATATCGTACACTTGCTGCCATTTAAGCACCGATAATGCATGCCGACAAACAATTCCACTAAACTGAAATAGGCCACAGTTACACTCCATCCTGTTAGTCTCCATACAGTGAACAACCTCATACTTTTTATTCACCATCTCTCTGCCTGGTTCTGCTAAATCAATAACTACAAAAGAAGATGTCGAACCATCCAGCTGAACTTGGCATTGCATGGTTGATTTTAGCTCATCCTGGAATTTCACAAACATGTTCAAGGTGTAAATTTTGGATAGCTGCTCTTCCATAGGAAATTTGGATACAAGGACCCTGCTGCTACTTAATGACTCAAAATCATCCTGTTGCTCCATCTTGTGCTTGTTCTGTACAAGAATCATGTAGCTGCTAAGGAACGACACCAATGTGGTTTCTCGGCTTAATGAATCATCAAAAAATGCACCTGGGTTTTCCCGGTGGTTAACAGACAATCCAGCCCATAAGGCATCTTTCAGGAAGGACGGGACCCACAAGTGTCGATTTTCATACAGAAAGATGATCCATTCATTATCCTGAAGGCCAAATCTATCAATCAAGTTCTTCCACCTTGCCTCAAACTCATCATCCTTCAAGGAATCATATATTACAGCCTCCAATTCAGTTTTAATTGATTCATATTCTGCTAACTCTCCTAATTTTTCTGAAATACTTCTGACTATATGCCAATCACTTATTCTATGGCGTGTTTTTGGAAATACTTCTCGAACCGCAGCTTTTATCGCCACACACTCATCAGTAATTATGGCGTTTGGAAGCTGACCCTTCATGCAAGTTAGCCATGACTTGAACAACCATAGGAAGCTCTCTGTACTCTCGTCTGAAAGCAAGCCACAGCCTAACAAAACCAGCTGACCATGATGATTCACCCCAAGAAATAAAACAAGCGGAACATCAAACTTCTTCCTCAAGCAGCTTGTGTCGACCCAAATAGCATCGCTAAAATATTGGTATGCTTCCCTGGATCTTGCATCAGCCCAAAGAACACTCCGTAGATTACCCTCCACATAAAAATCCATGACATAGAAGAAGTTTGGCTGCTTTGCCTGCATCTCCCCAAAGAAACCATTGATGGCCTGAACATCACCCTCCCTGATCTTAAGCCGCCCCCAGTCATCAAACATCAGGACCTCAGTGTCGCCACCGGAAGTCAAGCATTCGCCTCTGGCGGCCCTAACCACTAGATCTTTGCTCATCCCACTGGGCAACGTCTTGTAGCACCTCAGAAAGCGAGCCGCCGAGGGATTCAACGCGTGGTTGTGCTCGAGACTGACGTCCGTCAGGTGCAGCAACCCATCCCCCCACAGCCTCGCGACGACGGTGGCCTGGCAGTTGGTCTTGGCCGTCGGCCTCGCCTGGTAGCAGGCGTCCTCCTTCCCATTCCCCCACTTGTTACACACGAGCACCAGCCGCCGGCAGAGGCCGGCCTTGGTGAAGGACGACTTCTTCACACAAACGCCAAACCCCGAGCGCAGCGCGTAGCGCTTGTAGAAGTTGAGCACCTCCTCGTACGACTTGAACACCATCCCGTCCCTCGGCGTCCGGTCGTCCCcgtcgggcgccgccgccctatTATCGGCGGCCACGTCCAGCTCGatgctctccgccgccgcctccaccatgGCGACGAGCTCCTTGCTGCCGGGCGAGACGTCCtccccgtcgtcgtcgtcgtcttcgtgcTGCTTGGCGGCGAAAGCCAGCTCTTCCTCCACCGGAGCCGAGTCCACCTCCATCGTGTGCTCCGTGCCACCCGCCAATCAATCTACAGCACccgcggaggacccagtagggcggccgccctaccttgatttctgcctcagttacgaattggggaagattaaggagatgaaacggggagctgaagggcggaatccgttcgtggggtgatgggaggagaaacggtcgggagtgggagaatcgaaggggagatcaaccttgggtggaggcgctcgcgcgaggaggaagacgagctagggggctggcggcgctcgcgcgaggaggaagacgagcaacggagcgagggggctgaaCTGGAGCGCTCGGCactcggcagcgagatggggtCAGAGCTGGCTAACGGCCCGCTCCGCTAAGACCAGGCCCGGGTCCACTCCAGCCCAGGACATAAAcgggccgtgccgtgccggccCACTAAAACGGAGGGCAGGTCTAAGCACTAAAGTTTAGACATTGATTGTTTAAATTCATGAAAGGCAAATCCACTGTACATGGATGGAAAATTATGTGGTAGCTGTTTATCAAAAACATATATGCCAATAAGGTCTTATCCATCATTCACAAAAGGTCTTTTGTTACTCAGCTCATCTTGTATAAAATGTACACTTGGTATTGCAACTGCTctctttgcaaaaaaaaaaaaatatttcaacTGCTCTACTCTGGACTTCAcaggagattttttttataaaaacaaaaatgagaGGGACAACTTTACAGGATAATTTTTTCCTGTGTAgcctttgaacttggactGTGGATTTGATATGCATCAGTGTGTCCCCTGATGTTCTTCTAACAGGATGTACAATAAAATGGATCTATGCAAAGAGATTGCTTGGTGTGTCTAGACCCCAGACTGATCCCAATATGTGCTTCATGCTTTTGCTCCCTCCCAGGCGCGCTCGGATGTAGCGGTGCACCATGTGACTGTCATCCGCTCTTGCTGTTAGGTTCGCGTTATAGTTCTCAGTGAGGTACTAGTTTTCTCGTGATCCGTGATCTGATCTAACTCATTCCTTCTCGGCTATAGCAACAAAAACATCCTTGGGTGACCACCTTCGCCTTGAAACTTTGTCCGGTGGATTGATTATCGCACGCTCAGCATCCTCGAGGCGGTACCCGATGACAACCTCTTTCCTCTGCCTGGCTCGTAGCATGACCTCAAAGAAATTTAGCTCCTCGTCTTCTCGAAGGTACAGATCGGATTGTCGTATTTGCATTTCGTTCCCCTGCAGAAGAGTTTGGTTGTAGGGTCACTAGTTGTGCTGATGCATAAACCGGACAATGCTAACTACAGACCTTTTGAACCAAAGAAGAACATGTATGTGTACGGTAGCAAACTAGTCAACCTATTTATGCAAACTTCTCCTTTTCTGGAGGTAATGATCTATAGGCAAACTTACGATTATGCTATAGTAATGTCAGTTTCAAAACTCTAATAATTAATTTAAAAAACTcaggtatatgtatatatgaagAAATAATTAAACGACGACAAGTTGAACATCTGCATATACGTGAAGAAACATGTGATCTGACTGCTTTAGAAGCCTAACCTTTTTCTTAGGGAAAAAATCTCGAGAAAAATATGAGTCATACCTGCTCAGCGAAGAGCTCCTCCAACACATAATTTATTTGCCGATCTTCTGCTACCATTGCTAATGCCATGCTCACAAGTTCATTTGAAAGAACATAGTCACTAATTTTCGACATGGATAATAAATTTTTAGTCCTAGGATCCAATATCTCACTGATTATGACAGATTTATCAGATGCTTGTTGCATCTCCCCCATCCAAGAACCTTCTGAGAAACTTCCTCGGAAAACATCTGAAACCATCGCTTCCCTGTATGGAAGCCTTTTTGCCTGCAGTATAGTTCGAAGTGATAAAGAAATGCAAAGATCTTAGTATAGCCTTGTTGCATTATGAAAGATaactgagaaaaaaaatagcacaTAATCAAAGATAATGTCTGTCAGAAGATGACATCATCTGCAGAAATGATGAGTTAAATCAAAGAACAATCCAAATGATTTTACGTTTCTAGAACGACCTGAATATCTCTGATCAGCAGTAGTGTTGCAAGGGATCTCGAATCAGCTTGGATTGCTGAATCTTCCACAGATTCGTCTGCCAAAATCAAGATCTGCAATTGAATTCAAGGAAGCTCAGTGAGATGAAAGAAACAAGCAGCTGAGAACACATAGGAAGCTCAACAGGACTCCCTTTAGCCAGGAAAACAATCTTATTTCTGCAGAACTTACAGAATCAAACGATTCTAAAGGGAGGCTCTCCAAGTGACGGCGAATAACAGCATTTCCTTCACGATGAACCAATGTAATATTTTCTAGACGAGTGAAGTCCAGACC
This is a stretch of genomic DNA from Brachypodium distachyon strain Bd21 chromosome 1, Brachypodium_distachyon_v3.0, whole genome shotgun sequence. It encodes these proteins:
- the LOC106866865 gene encoding LRR receptor-like serine/threonine-protein kinase FLS2, whose protein sequence is MSSPKQSAKLAMLLLVALLLLCNSTVGNVCCSRNQENSVDLHALLDFQRGITKDPQGALSNWSTTTHFCRWNGIACTTTRPFRVEQLNLPGLNLQGKITSSLGNLTFLYLLDLSYNSFAGTFPILNHAQQLQYLFVNNNSLTGIIPDALSNCSSLLSMDFSLNLLVGAFPPKIGFPPSLIYINFESNQLDGSIPNEIGQLQNLESLVLGDNRLSGCIPADILNAGTRGYDCRF
- the LOC100836288 gene encoding protein FAR1-RELATED SEQUENCE 6; this encodes MEVDSAPVEEELAFAAKQHEDDDDDGEDVSPGSKELVAMVEAAAESIELDVAADNRAAAPDGDDRTPRDGMVFKSYEEVLNFYKRYALRSGFGVCVKKSSFTKAGLCRRLVLVCNKWGNGKEDACYQARPTAKTNCQATVVARLWGDGLLHLTDVSLEHNHALNPSAARFLRCYKTLPSGMSKDLVVRAARGECLTSGGDTEVLMFDDWGRLKIREGDVQAINGFFGEMQAKQPNFFYVMDFYVEGNLRSVLWADARSREAYQYFSDAIWVDTSCLRKKFDVPLVLFLGVNHHGQLVLLGCGLLSDESTESFLWLFKSWLTCMKGQLPNAIITDECVAIKAAVREVFPKTRHRISDWHIVRSISEKLGELAEYESIKTELEAVIYDSLKDDEFEARWKNLIDRFGLQDNEWIIFLYENRHLWVPSFLKDALWAGLSVNHRENPGAFFDDSLSRETTLVSFLSSYMILVQNKHKMEQQDDFESLSSSRVLVSKFPMEEQLSKIYTLNMFVKFQDELKSTMQCQVQLDGSTSSFVVIDLAEPGREMVNKKYEVVHCMETNRMECNCGLFQFSGIVCRHALSVLKWQQVYDIPPCYVLNRWRSDFKQLHVLDNPLKDLVSSNHVERYDHITLQCLRLVEIGMVSDEKYQHALKLISDMKRTLLDDNLCRELEHKLSPSERAIANGDSHAQPGSSEVGPSKKRRGRPPKKSKEISMESVSNQYGNKDSLLVSSDASQKDAFHSTSTASNLGTHVRPHGVDDLMEEVNPNELSFESRYGVQSSHPHHYGDQLHPGNTLQFGQQTPSAEQSRGVQWVYPNIFQDDQAPYGRRTS